In a single window of the Chryseobacterium culicis genome:
- a CDS encoding T9SS type A sorting domain-containing protein: MKKHLFPLFLLLLGVNAQAQQDFFAITGKESQSITFNDFRAIDGINGTSGEKYFTADSSAKVFSQTRKGVVAEDKNSYSNSQAVTLAALAYDSSNNNLVYMPMFSSNIYVLNPQTKEITLVENNVARVSSCDINSHITRMTSGYNGKIYAVNNAGTQFLEISRKGEQYIVNDLGIIKDDSSNGRNSFTAMETGFGGDMIADADNNFYVFAASGNVFKVLTKDLKAKFIGKISGIPDNYSVNGSAVNAQGKIVIASAKGGALYEVDLATLQAKQLPGEQGLHIYDLASKYFANDKSSIPNSLNANLDIYPTRVDEHYINVHVNNNVKGSIKLNIFDMAGKNVMIQNLSVKDGSLDEKVYLNGLVAGAYIVNIADESGKILFNKKILVTR; the protein is encoded by the coding sequence ATGAAAAAACATTTATTCCCTTTATTTTTACTGCTATTAGGTGTGAATGCACAAGCTCAACAGGATTTCTTTGCGATTACAGGAAAAGAGAGTCAGAGTATTACGTTCAATGATTTCCGTGCAATTGATGGGATTAACGGAACTTCAGGAGAGAAGTATTTTACAGCAGATTCTTCAGCCAAAGTATTTTCGCAAACCAGAAAAGGGGTTGTAGCGGAAGACAAAAATTCTTACAGCAATTCTCAAGCCGTAACTTTAGCAGCTCTTGCATATGATTCTTCGAATAATAATCTGGTGTATATGCCAATGTTTTCATCGAATATCTATGTATTGAATCCCCAGACAAAGGAAATCACTTTAGTGGAAAATAATGTTGCAAGAGTATCATCATGCGATATTAACTCTCATATTACCAGAATGACATCCGGATATAACGGGAAAATTTATGCGGTAAATAATGCAGGAACACAGTTTTTGGAAATCAGCAGAAAGGGTGAACAATACATAGTGAATGACCTTGGAATTATTAAAGATGATAGCTCTAATGGACGAAATTCATTTACAGCGATGGAAACTGGATTTGGAGGTGATATGATTGCTGATGCGGATAATAACTTTTATGTTTTCGCTGCTTCAGGAAATGTTTTTAAAGTTCTTACAAAAGATTTGAAAGCTAAATTTATCGGTAAAATATCAGGTATTCCAGATAACTATTCAGTAAATGGCTCTGCAGTAAATGCTCAGGGCAAAATTGTAATAGCGAGTGCAAAAGGAGGTGCTTTATACGAGGTAGATCTGGCAACTTTACAAGCTAAGCAGCTTCCGGGAGAACAGGGACTGCATATTTATGATTTGGCAAGTAAATATTTTGCTAACGATAAATCTTCAATACCCAATAGTCTGAACGCCAATCTTGATATTTATCCAACAAGAGTAGATGAACACTATATCAACGTTCATGTTAATAATAATGTAAAAGGTAGTATTAAACTGAACATTTTCGATATGGCTGGTAAAAATGTAATGATTCAGAATCTGTCTGTGAAAGATGGCTCATTAGATGAAAAAGTATATCTTAATGGACTGGTGGCCGGAGCTTATATTGTAAATATAGCTGATGAATCAGGAAAAATACTATTCAATAAAAAAATTCTGGTAACAAGATAA
- a CDS encoding 4-alpha-glucanotransferase, translated as MKLYFNVGYVVKAGENLQLVFGEDENALHIHTMFYAENGVWKCEVDYFSKFISYHYRVVDEKGNVLREEFVGHHLSFPHNYKEFIIFDEWNNKNFPENYLNNKILYNKLHDFVPDKVTVLKKHTHLFRIEAPIYNPDWRIVLFGSTASLGNWNYDKVVHLHQTDFGMWETSVEIPENEFIQFKYCIYDTQENRVIDVETGENRFTVANPLNDVLQIVSNHYFRFKGYQMYHDAGVAVPVFSLRSEDGFGVGEFADIKKLADWTKETNLGIIQILPINDTTANYSWTDSYPYAAVSVYALHPQYISLENLDYSLPKELVNEYLSEKEKLNTLDLIDYEKMIESKWKYLTAVFNKEKDKIYKDRNFKKFIKDNEYWLVPYSAFCVLRDKYKTPNFNEWKTHKKYIAGKILQFFTTKNKDYDTSMLHAWVQYQLHIQLKDAVDYTHNLGVSLKGDLPIGIYRYSVEAWTEPELFGMDFQAGAPPDQFTELGQNWEFPTYNWEAMKADDYRWWKNRFKALEQYFDAMRIDHILGFFRIWRMPISAVQGILGYFYPAVPIVVEEFKAWQIPFNFNRYCKPFINNEVLWEYFGEENGKALEFMNRNEDGTYTFKEEFDTQRKLVNFFKKKSYGALEEKLVSLCANVLFLTEERNGKTVYHPRFNVYNTESYKYLPESEQKSIYDLYHDYFFRRQDHLWFEKAMEKLPVILNATKMLICGEDLGMVPACVPVVMDELAIIALKVQRMPAENIPFYNPKNANYMNVVTASSHDSSTLRQWWKEDRVLTQKYYNQQLIQYGRAPEELNPHLAEIIMKQHLYNEAMLAIFPIQEFFATDIELTNKKMDNERINNPAVFPHYWRYRMHIKLEDLKEKKSFNNKIAHWIKDSGRM; from the coding sequence ATGAAACTATACTTTAATGTAGGATATGTTGTAAAAGCAGGAGAAAATTTGCAGCTGGTATTTGGTGAAGATGAGAATGCCTTACATATCCATACTATGTTTTATGCGGAGAATGGTGTATGGAAATGTGAAGTAGACTATTTCTCAAAATTCATTTCTTATCATTATCGCGTGGTGGATGAAAAAGGAAATGTATTAAGAGAAGAATTTGTGGGACATCATTTGAGTTTCCCCCATAATTATAAGGAGTTTATCATTTTTGACGAATGGAATAACAAAAACTTTCCTGAGAATTATTTAAACAATAAAATCCTTTACAATAAACTGCATGATTTTGTTCCCGATAAAGTGACAGTTTTAAAAAAACATACCCATCTATTCAGAATAGAGGCTCCTATTTATAATCCAGACTGGAGGATTGTCCTTTTTGGAAGTACAGCATCTTTAGGAAATTGGAACTATGACAAAGTTGTTCATCTGCATCAGACTGATTTTGGGATGTGGGAAACGTCTGTTGAAATTCCTGAAAATGAATTTATCCAATTTAAATATTGTATTTACGATACCCAAGAAAACAGGGTTATAGATGTAGAAACAGGTGAAAACAGATTTACCGTGGCCAATCCATTGAATGATGTGCTGCAGATTGTTTCCAACCATTATTTTAGATTTAAAGGATATCAGATGTACCACGATGCCGGCGTTGCAGTTCCGGTATTCTCTCTGAGAAGCGAGGATGGATTTGGGGTAGGTGAATTTGCAGATATTAAAAAACTGGCAGATTGGACAAAAGAAACCAATCTTGGTATTATTCAGATTCTTCCGATTAATGATACAACAGCGAATTATTCATGGACAGATTCCTATCCATATGCTGCCGTATCCGTATATGCTTTACACCCACAGTATATTTCTTTAGAAAACCTTGATTATTCTTTACCGAAAGAATTAGTTAATGAATATCTGTCTGAAAAAGAGAAATTAAACACTTTGGATCTGATCGATTATGAAAAGATGATCGAAAGCAAATGGAAATATCTTACAGCAGTTTTCAATAAGGAAAAAGACAAAATTTATAAGGATAGAAACTTCAAAAAATTCATTAAGGATAATGAATACTGGCTTGTTCCTTATTCAGCTTTCTGTGTTTTAAGAGATAAATATAAGACCCCGAATTTCAACGAGTGGAAAACCCACAAAAAATATATTGCAGGAAAGATCTTACAGTTTTTTACAACGAAAAATAAAGATTATGATACCTCAATGCTTCATGCCTGGGTACAGTATCAATTGCATATACAACTTAAAGATGCCGTTGATTATACCCATAACCTGGGAGTTTCGTTGAAGGGAGATCTTCCCATCGGTATCTATAGATATTCTGTAGAAGCCTGGACAGAACCGGAATTATTCGGAATGGATTTCCAGGCTGGGGCACCTCCTGACCAGTTTACAGAGCTGGGGCAAAACTGGGAATTCCCAACGTACAACTGGGAAGCCATGAAAGCAGACGACTACAGATGGTGGAAAAATAGGTTCAAAGCTCTTGAACAGTATTTTGATGCCATGAGAATTGACCATATTTTAGGCTTCTTCAGAATATGGAGGATGCCTATTTCTGCCGTACAAGGAATTTTAGGATACTTTTATCCCGCTGTTCCTATTGTTGTAGAGGAATTTAAGGCTTGGCAGATTCCATTCAATTTTAACAGGTACTGTAAGCCTTTTATCAACAACGAGGTATTATGGGAATATTTTGGAGAAGAAAATGGAAAAGCCCTTGAATTTATGAACCGTAATGAAGACGGTACTTATACTTTCAAAGAAGAGTTTGATACCCAAAGAAAGCTAGTCAACTTTTTTAAGAAAAAATCATATGGTGCTCTTGAAGAAAAACTGGTTTCTCTGTGCGCCAATGTTTTGTTTTTAACAGAAGAAAGAAATGGGAAAACGGTTTACCATCCTAGATTCAATGTTTACAATACAGAGTCTTATAAATACCTTCCGGAATCCGAACAGAAAAGCATTTATGATTTGTACCACGACTATTTCTTCAGGAGACAGGATCATTTATGGTTTGAAAAAGCTATGGAAAAACTTCCGGTTATTCTGAATGCCACCAAAATGCTGATCTGTGGGGAAGATTTGGGAATGGTTCCTGCCTGCGTACCTGTTGTGATGGATGAATTGGCCATTATAGCACTTAAGGTACAAAGAATGCCTGCCGAAAATATACCATTCTATAATCCTAAGAATGCCAATTATATGAATGTGGTAACTGCTTCTTCCCACGACAGTTCAACCTTGAGACAGTGGTGGAAAGAAGATCGTGTACTTACCCAGAAATATTATAATCAGCAGCTGATACAATATGGAAGAGCTCCTGAAGAGCTGAACCCTCACCTTGCAGAAATCATTATGAAGCAGCATTTATATAATGAGGCTATGCTTGCTATATTCCCGATTCAGGAATTCTTTGCAACAGATATAGAACTTACCAATAAAAAAATGGATAACGAAAGAATTAACAATCCTGCCGTTTTTCCACATTACTGGCGCTATAGAATGCACATAAAGCTGGAAGACCTGAAAGAGAAAAAATCTTTCAATAACAAAATTGCTCATTGGATAAAAGATAGTGGGAGGATGTAA
- a CDS encoding ferritin: MVSEKIAKLINEQIAHEQYAAQYYLSMSAWFSGKDLDGIANYFRVQSKEELMHADKMFDYLNDVGGEIIIGEIPKPPHEFENATDIFEKALAHEKIVTKSIFNIVKNANEEGDFATTSFLQWFINEQVEEEASASQYVTKIKMVCDNPSALYLFDQELSQRVFTPTTTA; the protein is encoded by the coding sequence ATGGTTAGCGAAAAAATTGCAAAATTAATTAACGAACAAATTGCCCACGAACAATACGCTGCTCAATATTATCTTTCAATGTCTGCATGGTTTTCTGGAAAAGATCTGGATGGAATTGCCAACTATTTCAGAGTGCAGAGCAAAGAAGAATTGATGCATGCTGATAAAATGTTTGATTATTTGAATGATGTAGGCGGGGAAATTATCATCGGAGAAATTCCAAAACCTCCACATGAGTTTGAAAATGCAACCGATATTTTTGAAAAAGCATTGGCCCATGAGAAAATAGTAACTAAAAGTATTTTCAATATTGTAAAGAATGCTAACGAAGAGGGAGATTTTGCAACAACATCATTCCTGCAGTGGTTTATCAACGAACAGGTAGAAGAAGAAGCGAGTGCTTCTCAATACGTAACAAAAATCAAAATGGTATGCGATAATCCATCCGCATTATACCTTTTTGACCAGGAATTGTCTCAGAGAGTATTTACTCCCACTACAACAGCTTAA